A window of Leptolyngbya sp. CCY15150 genomic DNA:
GGCTGCTGATCATGACGACATCGGCGGTTACTTGGGGGGCTCGATAGCCTGCAGTACAGCCAATGGCTTGAAAGGGATTGACAAGAAATGTCTGACCATCGCCCGTAAACGAAAAGCACGTATGCCCCAGCCAGCGAATTTGCACAGAACTGGACTGAGCTTGGGCGGCGTTGCCCAACAGACCCAGACCCACACTTGCGCCTAACCCAGCTCCCGTATATTGAATAAACTGTCGCCGCTTCATAATTTCCTCAGGATTCACCACTGCTGAACGCGATCGCCCTTGACCCAGGCAAGCTTAGGTTCCATCGAGATGCCTATCCAGCACGATGGAGGGACGAGTATTGATGCTATTTCGGTGTTCAGTGCGCTACGAGCGATCGCTGACTCACCTCAGCCAAAAAGTTACTTAACAACAGCTTGCCGGATGCCGTCAAGATACTCTCTGGATGAAATTGGACACCTTGGAGGTGCGGATAGTTCCGATGACGCACGCCCATAATTGTGCCATCTTCTACCCACGCCGTAATTTCCAACACATCCGGACAAGACTCGCGATCGATGATCAAACTGTGATAGCGAGTGGCTGTGAAGGGGGTTTCAAGACCGGCAAAGACCCCTACTCCGGTGTGATGGACTGGAGATGTCTTGCCATGCATTAACTCTGGGGCAGAGGTAATCCTACCACCAAAGACTTGCCCCATGCTTTGGTGCCCAAGGCAAACGCCGAGAATGGGATAGTCGGGCCCCAAGTCGCGAATGAGGTCTAGGGAAATGCCCGCATCTTCGGGACGGCCGGGGCCGGGTGAGATGACAATGCCGTCAGGATGGAGCGATCGCACCTGATCGAGGGTGATTTGGTCATTGCGATAGACCTGGATCTCAGCAGCGACGGCATGGTCGGCACCTAACTCGCCCAAATATTGAACGAGGTTGTAGGTAAAACTGTCGTAATTATCGATAACAAGGATCATAGTTTCTATGCAACGCGGGCTATGCAACGCGGGGATGAAGGACAAGGCACGCCTTGAACAAGGGCGGGACACCTACCCTAGGTTGGGCGTGGATATAGTGTGTGGCAAGGGTTAGAACCGTCTAGCTTGATCCTAAGACTAGCTGACCCAGAGGAGAATTCGCTGGAGTAACGGAGGGAGAAGCAGTGAACCTGCCACAATCACGGCTGCTAGCGCCGAGGTGAGGACGGCTCCTGCGGCACAGTCTTTGGCAATTTTAGCGAGGTCGTGGTAGCTCTGCTTGACGGTTAAATCGACCACAGACTCAATGGCTGTATTGAGTAATTCCATGGTCAAAACGGCACCCGTGGTTAAGCCAATGATGGCCATTTCCACGGCGGTGAGCTGGAGATAGATGCCCAGCACTAGGGCAAGCGTGCCGACCAGCAGATGAATTCGAAAATTGCGCTGGGTGCGGAAGGCGTAGCGTAGGCCCGCCCAAGCGTACCGAAAACTCACAAATAGATTTGACGCAACCCGCCATGAAAGCTCCCGATTTTTGGGCATCGTGGAGGACTGGGATGCTGTCTCCGTTGAGGTCTGCTGAGACATAGGCAACGTTACCTGATCAAAACAATTTGAACTGCTCTCTCGCCGTTGCGATCGCGCCTAGCAGAGAGGTCTATATGGATTACCTGAGTATGGCATTCACGGCGATCAACCCTATCAACGGAATGCTCTCATGGTACCTAGAGGCGCTAGAAATTTATAGCTTGGCGTTCCTGCTGATGCTCTCTTGGCTGCGGCCAGGGGCTCGGCAAGAAACGAGACATGCAGCAAACTCATTCATGGTACATCCTCTCCCTAGAAGAACAAAGAGCATCCTATGACTGAGTGAAGCAAGGCTAAGGACTTCTTTAGGCTACGGGGTCAGGCAGCAAGGCAGCGGTGATACCTACGGTAGCAAGCAACACCTGCTGTTGGTTCAGCATATCCCAGAGGGTATCATCATCGGGATGATCCCATCCCAGCAGATGCAGTAGTCCATGGGTTGCCAGAATCGCCAGTTCATCCTTTAAAGAATGAGACGTAGCCTGCCGCTGGGCTGTTTCAACAGAAATGACAATATCACCCAGGTAGACCGGCATTTGCGATCGCATCTCAGCTAGCCCCGGCAGAGGATCATCTAAGGTGGCAAAGGCCAAGACATCCGTGGGGCGATCGACTTGGCGGTACTGGGCATTTAGCTCATGGATGTCGGCATCGGTGGTCAGCCGCAGGCTGATTTCATACTGCCCAATGGGGGAGACATCAGGCTGCATTTCGGATAGCCAATCCTGGAACCACTGCTGCCACTGGTCATCTGAGGGGCGATCGCTTCCCTGGGGCCAGTCATCTACGTCATCCTGCACCAAGAGTTCTAAAACGGGGAGGGGAGCCATGGTGATCTGACCTAACGAGTGAGGTAGGCCAGACCCACTAGCAGCGCTAGCAGACCAACCACTGTGAGACCAAAATGCACTAAAGACTGCCCGCCTTTTTTGACCATGTTGCGCATGGCTAATTTGACGTAGCTGGGTGCGGGCTCGTTGGGGGTGATGGCTGGCCCTGGCTGGCTTGGATCGATGGGCAGGTCTGCTGGAGTGGGAGAGGGGGAAGACGGTTGGGTCATGGAGCCACGGGATAGATGGTCAAACTACAACGTTCAGAGGGCAGCTAGGTGAGCCGTCTGTATGCACAGGGTAACAAAAAAAGAGCTGGGCAGAGAAGAGCGATCGCGCTCTCACGATGAGCTAGGGAAGAGCCTTAACACACTTCTTGGTATACTTGCATACTCTACTTATCTCAAGACTTAGGGCTGTATATGAAGCTCGTCAGAAAAGATAAGCAAAAGAGATTGAACTGCTGATTAAGCCTCTATACCAGTTGTTTCACGGCTTAAGTTGTCAAAGAGATCCAGGAACGTTCACAGAGTTGATCATTTATCTGGAATCTATCTCAAGCCAAATATCCAACGCTATACCCGTGTCCTCAAGATGGACAGGTATCCTTGAGCGGTAGGATGCCAGCCGTGTCTTGTGCAAGACTCCAGAGGGTTCTAGGCTAGGGTCTCTCACTGTGGAAACCTGACAGGCTAACGGCTGAGTCTTGTAGCATAGATCTAAAGCATAGCCGGTTCTAGGCACTACTCCGATGAGGCCGCTCAAACCAACTCCGCCCCAATCCGCTACCCGATTGTCGCTCCAAGCAACCCTCGATCAAGTCGTGGCCGCCGAAGCCCACAGCAATGAGCGCAATTTCGCCTATGTACGGGCGGTTGTGCTGTTCATTTCTTCCGTTCTTGATGTAGCCGTGTTCTTGTTTCCCCAGCCCTTGATGGGTGAAGACTATATTCCTCCGACGGTGATGATCATTAGCCTCTGTGCCAGTATGTTTGCTCTGGGGCTGGTTAAAGTTTTACAGCGACCCCTATCGTTGCGTAGACTGCGGCAGTGGCAGTTGATTATTCCAGTTTTTGATAGCCTGCTGCTATGTGCATTTATCACCAATATCTGGAAGGTGCTGGGCGAAACTCAGCCTCTTATTTTAACGAATATCGCTGCTTTTTGTTGCTTAATAGCTATATCTGGAGGCATCCGCCTCAATCGTCGTGCTGCTTGGTTGACGACTCTGTTGTCCTTGGCTAATTTTACCTATGCAGCTTATTTATTTCAGGTTGATATAGCGATCGCTCTTTTCGCGACTATTACTATTTTTGGTACAGGCTTTTTAGGCATGTGGATGGGGGGGATTGTTCGCCGCCATATTAAAAATGAGTCAGGGCGCGTGTTGATTGAACGATTTTTACCTCGAACGGTGGTGGAAACTGCTTTCGAGTCGCCCCTTAATCTCCTGCAGCAACCTAAAAAATGTGATGTGACTGTGGTGGTTGCTGATTTACGTAGCTTCACTCAGTATTCTGAACACCTAGATCCTCAAGCGGTGCTGGATTTTCTTAACCGCTACCAGGGGTTGCTAGCTACGATTGTTGAGCAGCACGGTGGCTGGGTGGATAAATTCATGGGAGACGGCATGTTAGCGGTGTTTGGGGCTCCAGAACCTCTGGAAAATCATGCAGAGAAAGCACTAACGGCAGCGATCGCCATGGCGTGGGAGGTGAAACAAATGTCTCCCTTAGCTATGGGCATTGGCATTCATTCTGGGCAAGTAGTTGCAGGTTGCCTAGGCTCAGTGCAGCACTTAGAGTTTACAGTCATTGGCGATACGGTGAATGTGGCATCTCGCATTGAGGCGCTCACGAAAACGCTAGGTTATCCTCTGCTTGTGAGTCGCACTACGCAAGAACTGATCACGTCTAAGACGCTTACGTCTGTGGGGTTTCAAACGATTCGGGGACGGGTAGAAAAGCTAGAATTGTTTACGCTAGGCTAACCCCTACATATCCTATCTACCGTTTGAGTTAATCATCTAGCAGGGCAAGCAGCCGCACCAAATCGTTTTGAACCGATGCATGGGTATATTCATCATCGGGGTGGGGCATTTGTCCGGGCTGTTGAAAATGGGGACGCTCGTCATACATCTGTCCCCATTTCATATCTGCCTGCTGCACCAGTTCATACAAGAGTTGTGGGTGTTCCAAAATATTCTGGATAGCCTGCCGCAAAGCATTCAGGGGCGTTTCAATATGCTGACTCAGCAATCCCTCATGGGTGCCGACCCAGTTTTTGAGCGTCACCTGCAGGGCTCCAGATGCGTCTACTAGGTGGCGATCGATGAACAGATCTACAGCATGTTTAGCCTGAACTAAGGGGGGAATCATTGACTCTCCTTTCAGAAAGTCTCCGCCTTCCCGAGCAATTAATTCTGCGATGGAAAATTCTCGCCCCATGCGAAGCTCTTGTTCGAGGTCTGCCTGATCTGACATAACTGCTCCGGTCTTGACGAGTTCATTCTATCGCGATCGCTTTCCATCGTGGCACAGATCGTCTGTAATTCAAAGCTTGGCGATCGCTGCCCATGGATCAGCGATCAACACCGATAGTCCTGTACTCCAAGCTAGCGATCCAGGATCGAGGTGAGGCAGGGGCGATCGCTGCTGCGTTTGGGCTGTGGTATTCACCCGCACTAGGCGAATTTCGGTGCGTTGGTTGCGGGCATCTTCGGGGGCGATGCCGGGTAGCGGTTCGTTAAACCCCTTACCCTCGGCGGCAATATTATGCTGAATACCCTGACTGCGTAGATAGTCTACGACCACCTGGGCCCGCTGTTGGCTGAGCTGTTGATTGATAGCGGCACTACCGGTACGGGAGGTATGACCAATGACCCGGACGGCTACGGTTTCGATGCTAAATTCTTTAATTTCTGTCGCGAGTTGATTCAGGGTTTGTTGACCCTCGGGCGTCAGTTGGGCGGCTCCGGTGGCAAAGCTCACGTCACCGCGTACATCAAGGTTGCCGATGTCGGGGGCAGCTTGGATTTGGGCTGGCTCTAGGGTGGGGGCGGCGGGGGCAGTGGAGCGTTGGGCACCCATAAGCTGATCTGCTAGTTCTGGATTATCTGCCTTAACTAGGTCAATAAGCGCTTGGGTGTTGCTGGCGGCTTTGACAATGAACTGAGGATCGTAGAGATCACTGAGGTTGT
This region includes:
- a CDS encoding aminodeoxychorismate/anthranilate synthase component II, which translates into the protein MILVIDNYDSFTYNLVQYLGELGADHAVAAEIQVYRNDQITLDQVRSLHPDGIVISPGPGRPEDAGISLDLIRDLGPDYPILGVCLGHQSMGQVFGGRITSAPELMHGKTSPVHHTGVGVFAGLETPFTATRYHSLIIDRESCPDVLEITAWVEDGTIMGVRHRNYPHLQGVQFHPESILTASGKLLLSNFLAEVSQRSLVAH
- a CDS encoding diacylglycerol kinase family protein, whose translation is MSQQTSTETASQSSTMPKNRELSWRVASNLFVSFRYAWAGLRYAFRTQRNFRIHLLVGTLALVLGIYLQLTAVEMAIIGLTTGAVLTMELLNTAIESVVDLTVKQSYHDLAKIAKDCAAGAVLTSALAAVIVAGSLLLPPLLQRILLWVS
- a CDS encoding DUF3285 domain-containing protein, producing the protein MTQPSSPSPTPADLPIDPSQPGPAITPNEPAPSYVKLAMRNMVKKGGQSLVHFGLTVVGLLALLVGLAYLTR
- a CDS encoding adenylate/guanylate cyclase domain-containing protein; translated protein: MRPLKPTPPQSATRLSLQATLDQVVAAEAHSNERNFAYVRAVVLFISSVLDVAVFLFPQPLMGEDYIPPTVMIISLCASMFALGLVKVLQRPLSLRRLRQWQLIIPVFDSLLLCAFITNIWKVLGETQPLILTNIAAFCCLIAISGGIRLNRRAAWLTTLLSLANFTYAAYLFQVDIAIALFATITIFGTGFLGMWMGGIVRRHIKNESGRVLIERFLPRTVVETAFESPLNLLQQPKKCDVTVVVADLRSFTQYSEHLDPQAVLDFLNRYQGLLATIVEQHGGWVDKFMGDGMLAVFGAPEPLENHAEKALTAAIAMAWEVKQMSPLAMGIGIHSGQVVAGCLGSVQHLEFTVIGDTVNVASRIEALTKTLGYPLLVSRTTQELITSKTLTSVGFQTIRGRVEKLELFTLG
- the ybeY gene encoding rRNA maturation RNase YbeY, whose translation is MAPLPVLELLVQDDVDDWPQGSDRPSDDQWQQWFQDWLSEMQPDVSPIGQYEISLRLTTDADIHELNAQYRQVDRPTDVLAFATLDDPLPGLAEMRSQMPVYLGDIVISVETAQRQATSHSLKDELAILATHGLLHLLGWDHPDDDTLWDMLNQQQVLLATVGITAALLPDPVA